The genomic stretch CGCCGGTCCCCCATCCGGGTGAACCGCTGCTCGTCCCTGGCGATCCGCACCAGCTCGGGGTTCACCAGCCGCTGCTCGTCGTCCACGAACAGGTCGTACAGCCGGTTGCCGACCATCACGTGCTGCCACAGCGGCACCGGCCGGTGCTCCTCGACGACCACGCTGGTGTCCCCGCGGACGGTGACCAGCCAGTCGCCGAACTCCTCCGCGTTGCTCACGGTCGCGGACAGCGACACCAGGCTGACCGACTCGGGCAGGTGGATGATCACCTCTTCCCAGACCGCGCCACGGAACCGGTCGGACAGGTAGTGCACCTCGTCCATGACCACGTAGCCCAGCCCCACCAGGGTGTGCGACCCGGCGTAGAGCATGTTGCGCAGCACCTCGGTCGTCATGACGACGACGTCGGCCTCGCCGTTGATGGTGTTGTCGCCGGTGAGCAGGCCGACCCGGTCGGCACCGTAGCGGCGGACCAGGTCGGCGTACTTCTGGTTCGACAGCGCCTTGATCGGAGTCGTGTAGAAGCACTTGTGGCCCTCGGCCAGGGCCAGGTGGACGGCGAACTCCCCCACGACCGTCTTGCCGCTGCCGGTCGGGGCGGCCACCAGGACGCCGCGGCCGTCCTCCAGCGCCCGGCAGGCCTGCACCTGGAACGGGTCGAGCGGGAAGTCGTACTCGGCGCGGAACCGGGTCAGCTGGGTGACCGACTCCGTCTGCCGGTCCCGCGCAGCCCGGTACCGCTCAGCCGGCGAGGACATACCACCAATCTACGTGGTCGAGGGCGTCCGCTCAGGGCACCAGCACGTGCAACGCCCCCGGTACGCACTCGATCGTGACCGGCAGCGGCGTCACGTACTCGCCGTCGGCGTAGGCGACCACGCCGGGCGCCTCGAGCCGCACCACCTTGGCCGCGTGCACCGACACCGAGGGATGCTCGACGTGCCGGCCCGAGTACACCTTGGGGAACACCCGCAGGAACTCGGGCTTGGACAGCCGGCCGAGCACGGTGACGGACAGCAGGCCGTCGTCCACCTCGGCCCCGGGACAGACCCGCATCCCCCCGCCGTACGAGGTGCCGTTGCCGACGGCCACGAGCATGGCCTCGCGCTCCAGCAGATCGCCGTCCAGGGTGATCCGAAACGGCAGCGGCCGGAACACCCGCAGCTCGGCCAGGATCGCCAGGTTGTAGCGCATCGCGCCCTTGGGCCAGGTCATCCGGTTGGCCCGGTCGTTGACCATCGAGTCGAACCCGCTGGACAGCACCCCGGCGTAGTTGGTGCCGTTCGCCAGCGCGGCGTCGACGACGCGGACCCGGCCGGCGAGGACGGCGTCCACGGCCCCGTCCACGTCGTGCGGCTCGAGGCCGACCAGCCGGGCGAAGTCGTTCCCGCTGCCGGCCGGCACGATGCCGAGCGGTATGCCGGAGCCGACCAGGGCCTGCACCACCTGGTGCACGGTGCCGTCGCCGCCGACCGCCACGAGGGCGTCGTAGCCGTCCTGCGCGGCCTGCCCGGCCAGCGCGACGGTCTCCGCTCCGTCGGCACCGACGAAGACCCGCACGTCGAGCCCCGCGGCGCGCAGCCGCGCGGCGGCCCGGGCGCCGGCGCGACCGCCCCGGCCCTTGCCCGAGGCCGGGTTCACCAGGACGGCGATGCGGCGGCTCACGGGCGGGACGCTAGCGCCCCGCGGGCAGTTGGCGGGATCAGTCCGAGAACTCGCGCGTGTCGGACGGCAGGTCGTCGACTGGGTCCGGGGTCAGGTCGAGCGGGGATATCTCGTCGTCGCCGAGCGCCGCGAGCGCGCTGGCCTCGCTGCGGGCCCGCCGCCGGTCGTTGACCCAGCAGATCACGAAGGCGATCAGCATGAGGGCCGCGATCGGGGTGGCGAACAGCAGCATGTTGAACGGGTCGCCGGTCGGGGTCGCGATGGCGGCGAACACCAGGATGATGATGAGCACCCAGCGCCACCACGAGGCGAACCGGCGCGCGGACAGGATCCCGACCAGGTTGAGCACCACCACGACCACGGGCGCCACGCAGCCGATGCCGAAGACGACCATCAGCTGGAGCAGGAAGCCCATGTAGTGGTCGACGCTGATGATGTTGGTGACGCCGTGCGGGGTGAACCCCAGCAGCGCGCCCAGCACGTTCGGGAGCACGAAGTAGGCCGTCGCGGCGCCGGCCAGGAACAGCGGCAGCGCGAACGCCACGAAGGTGAGCGCCCAGCGCCGTTCGTGCCGGTGCAGCCCGGGGGTGACGAACCGGAACACCTGGTAGAGCCAGATCGGCGAGGCGAGCACCATGCCCACGGACAGCGCGACCTGCAGCTGGATGTTGAACGCGTCGGCCACCCCGGTCAACGCGAGCGTGGTCGGGGACCCGCTCTCGGTGAGCTTGCGCGCGGCCTCCTCGAACGGGCGGTCCAGCCAGGTGAAGATCTGGTCGTAGAAGAACCAGCCCACGACCGAGCCGGCGAGGATGGCCAGGATCGAGCGGAACAGCCGGGTGCGGAACTCACGCAGGTGCTCGACGAGGGTCATCCGACCGTCGGTGGGGTGCCTCGGCTCGCGTGCGGCGCGACGCCAACGGCTCGCGTCGGCCATACCAGCAGGTCTCCGACGCCGGTTCAGCTACCGGCGGGGCGGTCCTGCGGCTGCTGCGAAACGGCCTCGGCCGCCGGCGCCGGGGCCTGCACGGGGGCTGGCTGCGCGATTGGCTGGGCCACCGGCTGGGCCACCGGCTGGGCCACCGGCTGGGCCACCGGCTGGGCGACCGGCACCTGCTGGGGCACCGCGTCGACCACCTGCTGGGGGGCAGCGACGATCTGCTGCGGCTGCGCCGGGGGCACCGACTGCCCCTCGTTGTCGCTCATCAGGCCCTGGGTCTCGGCCTTGAAGATGCGCAGCGAGCGGCCAAGCCCACGGGCTGCGTCCGGCAGCTTGCGGGAACCGAAGAGCAACAGGACGGCGAGGATGAGCAGCAGCCCCGCCGGGCTGTCAAACAGTCGACCCATCGGGTTGGCCTCTCTGTGGGACGTTCTGAGCATCATACGCGGCGATTTGTCCCAATGGGTCAGCCGAACGCATGGCGGCGTCCCGTCGACTGGTCAGCCGCGGCGGACCCCGTTCAAGTCAGCGGTGACCTGGTCGTGCTCGTCCAGCCACAGCGCGAAGTCGAGCAGGTCGTCGTAGGACAGCTGGGGCCCGTCGTGCCGCTCGAGCGCCTCGGCCGGGATGTGCCACTGCTGGGCGCGGACGCCCCCGGACATCAGCAGCGCCACGACCTCCTCGTCGGCCGGCTTCTTGACCTCACCGTGGCAGCGCGGGCAGTCGAAGGCGTACGTGGACCACTCCGGCATCGAACAGACGGTCAGTCGCAGCTCGGCCGGCTTCAGCTCGACGTCCCCGCAGGTTGAGCAGGTCGCCCTGATGGTGGTCATCGTGTGGTCCTTTCGCCCCCTCGAGGTCCCCCCGAGGTCTGTCGTTGTGGGCATCGGCACCCTGACCACGCACCTTGAACCGGCCGAACGGCCATGTCAGCGCGACACACCGTACACCGCCAGCGCCGCTGCGGCGTCCGCAGCGACCTCGGCCGCGAGCTCGGCGGGCTGGACGACGGTCGCCGCCCCGCCCAGCCGCAGCACCAGCCGCCGCACCAGCCGGGGGTCGGCGGTGCGCAGGACCACCTGCGCGGCGCCGTCGGGCCGCTCCTGCACCGACTCGCACGGGTAGTACTCGCTGACCCAGCGGGCCCGCGGCGCGAGCTCGAGGGTGACCACGACGTCGTCCGGCGACGGGTGGAAGGTGCCCGAGTCGGCCGGCAGGGCGGCCTCGGGGGGCGGCGTGGACGGCGTGTCGAGGACCTCGGCGGCCAGCACTCGGTCCAGTCGGAAGGTCCGGACCGCCTCGCTGGAGTGGCACCAGCCCTCCA from Actinomycetes bacterium encodes the following:
- a CDS encoding diacylglycerol kinase, with product MSRRIAVLVNPASGKGRGGRAGARAAARLRAAGLDVRVFVGADGAETVALAGQAAQDGYDALVAVGGDGTVHQVVQALVGSGIPLGIVPAGSGNDFARLVGLEPHDVDGAVDAVLAGRVRVVDAALANGTNYAGVLSSGFDSMVNDRANRMTWPKGAMRYNLAILAELRVFRPLPFRITLDGDLLEREAMLVAVGNGTSYGGGMRVCPGAEVDDGLLSVTVLGRLSKPEFLRVFPKVYSGRHVEHPSVSVHAAKVVRLEAPGVVAYADGEYVTPLPVTIECVPGALHVLVP
- the tatC gene encoding twin-arginine translocase subunit TatC gives rise to the protein MTLVEHLREFRTRLFRSILAILAGSVVGWFFYDQIFTWLDRPFEEAARKLTESGSPTTLALTGVADAFNIQLQVALSVGMVLASPIWLYQVFRFVTPGLHRHERRWALTFVAFALPLFLAGAATAYFVLPNVLGALLGFTPHGVTNIISVDHYMGFLLQLMVVFGIGCVAPVVVVVLNLVGILSARRFASWWRWVLIIILVFAAIATPTGDPFNMLLFATPIAALMLIAFVICWVNDRRRARSEASALAALGDDEISPLDLTPDPVDDLPSDTREFSD
- the tatA gene encoding Sec-independent protein translocase subunit TatA codes for the protein MGRLFDSPAGLLLILAVLLLFGSRKLPDAARGLGRSLRIFKAETQGLMSDNEGQSVPPAQPQQIVAAPQQVVDAVPQQVPVAQPVAQPVAQPVAQPVAQPIAQPAPVQAPAPAAEAVSQQPQDRPAGS